TGTTTTTCTACATATTCAGAGTATAAAAGACTATTAAACTAAATGCCTATAATTACACTACCAGATGGAAAAAATATTGAATTTCCAAAAGAGGTTACAGGTTTAGATATTGCAGAAAAAATAAGTAAGTCATTATCAAAACAAGCATTGATAATGAGTGTGAACGGTGAGCTAAAAGATCTATATTTTTCAATTAAAAAAGATTGTTCAGTAAAAATTTTTACTGCAAAAGACCCTGAAGGACTTGAGGTTATTAGACATGATACCGCTCATATCATGGCGATGGCTGTTCAAGAATTATACCCTGGTACGCAAGTAACTATTGGACCTGTAATTGAAAATGGTTTTTATTATGATTTTGCTCGCAAAGAACCCTTTACAGAGGATGATCTAGAAAAAATAGAAAAAAAAATGTCTGAAATAGTTGACAAAGATATAAAAACAAAAAGAGAGGTTTGGAAAAGAGATAAAGCAATAAGCCATTTTAAAGAAATTGGTGAAAACTATAAAGCAGAGATAATAGAGAGTATACCTGAGGGCGAAGAACTAACTGTTTATCATCATGGTGATACTTGGTATGACTTATGTAGAGGTCCACACTTAGTTTCATCTGGCAAAATTGGTAAAGCTTTTAAACTTACAAAAGTTGCTGGAGCATATTGGCGTGGAGATTCAAATAATGAAATGTTACAAAGAATTTACGGAACTGGCTGGGCCGCTCAAAAAGATTTAGATGATTATTTAAAAAGAATTGAGGAAGCAGAGAAAAGAGATCACAGAAAACTTGGTAAAGAAATGGATTTGTTTCATTTCAGAGAGGAAAGCCCAGGATCTGTTTTCTGGCATGAGAAGGGTTGGGCATTATTTCAAAAATTGATTAACTACATGCGGGCTCGGCAAGATGCAGCAGGATATAAGGAAGTAAATACCCCAGAGGTATTAGATAGATTATTATGGGAAAAATCGGGACATTGGGAAAAATATGGAGAAAACATGTATACATCCGAGACTCCTGATGAAAAAGTTTTTGCGATAAAACCTATGAATTGTCCAGGTCATATACAAGTTTTTAATCAAGGTTTAAAAAGTTATAGAGACTTACCATTAAGAATAACAGAATTTGGCAAAGTACATCGATATGAGCCCTCAGGTGCTTTGCATGGACTTCTAAGAGTAAGGGCTTTTACACAAGATGATGCTCATATTTTTTGTTCGGAAGATCAAATCACTAGTGAGTGTTTAAATGTAACTAATTTAATTTTAGATATTTATAAAGATTTAGGTTTTGAAAAAGTGGTTTTGAAATATGCTGACAGACCAGAAGTAAGAGTGGGCGAAGATAAAGTTTGGGATAAAGCTGAGGCTTCATTACTGGAGGCAGTAAAAGCAACTAAATTAGAGTACAGTATTAATAAGGGAGAAGGAGCCTTTTATGGTCCAAAAATAGAATTTGTTTTAAGAGATGCAATTGGTAGAGATTGGCAATGTGGAACAGTACAAGTAGATTTAAACTTACCTGGAAGATTAGATGCTACTTATGTAGATAAAGATGGAACAAAAAAAGTTCCTGTGATGTTACATAGAGCATTGTTTGGATCACTTGAAAGATTTATTGGAATTTTAATTGAAAATTATGCTGGAAAGTTTCCATTTTGGATATCTCCATTACAAATAGTAGTAATTCCTATCTCAGGAGATTTTGAGGAATATGCAATAAAAGTTTCAAAAAAAATAAAAGAAGCTGGGATGAGTTCAACAGTCGATTTAAAAAATCATAATTTGAATTATAAAATAAGAGAACATTCCCTTGCAAAAGTCCCTATTTTATTAATTTGTGGTAAAAAAGAAGTTGACAGTAACTCGGTAACTATTAGAAGATTGGATTCTAATAAACAAGAAAATATGGAATTAAATAAATTTTTAAAAACATTTTCTGCTTTAAATAAAGCACCCTCAATTTAAGTGACAGATTTTAAGCAAAATTATTTTCAGAGAAGAATTAAAGATCGAGGTCCAAGATCTAACAACAGAATTTCGTCTCCAGAAGTTCAAGTTATAGGTAGTGATGGAGAAAATCTTGGTGTGATAAGCACAAATGAGGCAATATCGATGGCAAGAAATCAGGGTTTAGATTTAATTGAGATAGCTCCAAATGCCAAACCACCAGTTTGCAAAATCATGGATATGGGAAAGTATAAGTATGATGCGCAAAAAAAAGCAAACCTTGCAAAAAAAAAACAAAAAATTATTGCACTAAAAGAAATTAAGATGAGACCCGTAACCGAAACACATGATTATGAGTTCAAGGTCAAAAATGCAAAAAAATTTATTGCAAAAGGTGACAAAGTAAAATTTACAATAAGATTCAAGGGAAGAGAACTTCAACATTCACATTTAGGCAATGAGTTAATGACTAAGATAAAAGAGGATATGAAAGAAATTGGTAAGGTAGAATTGCACCCGAAGTTTGATGGAAAGCAAATGATTATGGTAATTCAGCCTTTATAAGCTTTAATAGTAGTTGTAAATTAATAACATTCTTTGTATAAACTCGCAAAATTATGCCAAAATTAAAAACAAAAAGCTCTGCAAAAAAAAGGTTTAAAATATCTGCAAAGGGTAAAGTAATAATGGCCCAAGCTGGTAAAAGACATGGCATGATAAAACGAACAAATTCTCAAATAAGAAAATTAAGGGGCACTACAACTATGTCGAAACAAGACAGTAAAATTGTTAAGTCATATATGCCTTACAGTCTAAGGGGTTAATATGGCAAGAGTTAAAAGAGGTGTAACTAGTAGAGCAAAACATAAAAAAGTTTTAAAAGCTGTTAAGGGCCAATGGGGCAGAAGAAAAAATACCATCAGAGTTGCGAAGCAAGCTATGGAAAAAGCTATGCAATATGCATACAGAGATCGTAGAAATAAGAAAAGAGATTTTAAATCACTGTGGATACAAAGAATAAATGCTGGGGTGAGAGCAGAAGGTTTGACATATTCTAAGTTTATTAACGGATTACATAAATGTGGAATAAAAATTGATCGAAAAATTCTAGCTGAGATAGCGTTTGATAGTCCGGAAGCCTTTAAAACTATCGTTCAAAAAGCTCAATCTGCTTTAAATTAATCTTCACTATTGTTTTATTTCTCTGAAGAAATAATCTGTAAAAATGTCAGATCTTAAAAAAATAAAAGATGAATTTCTCTTAAAATTAAAGGGAAAATTAGATATTTCAGAAATTAACCAAATTAAATCTGATCTATTTGGTAAAAGTGGATTAATTTCAACTCAATTTAAAAAAATTGGAACAATAGCAGAGTCAGAAAGAAAAAAATTTGCCTCTGACTTAAACACTATAAAAGATGAACTCCAAGATTTAATAAACTCAAAAATAAATGAAGTAGAAAATGCTGAAATTAACAAAAAATTAGAAAAAGAGAAAATTGATATTACTTTACCTGAGAGACCATTTGTTCGAGGAAAAATTCATCCAGTTTCACAAACGATCGACGAAATATCATCAATTTTTTCTGAAATAGGTTTTAGCGTTGAGGAAGGGCCAGACGTTGAGAATGAATATAATAATTTTACAGCACTAAATACACCTGAAAATCATCCAGCTAGAGACATGCATGATACTTTTTATCTAGATGAAAAAAAACAGAAATTATTGAGAACACATACCTCCCCAGTTCAAATAAGGACTATGTTAAAAGGTAAGCCGCCATTTAAAATTATTGCACCTGGAAGAACTTACAGATCAGATAGTGATCAAACTCACTCACCAATGTTTCATCAGGTTGAGGGACTTCATATAGATAAGAATATAAATATGGGTCATCTAAAGGGATGTTTAAATTATTTTATCAAAGAATTTTTTGAAGTAGATAAAATTAAGATGAGATTTAGACCGAGCCATTTTCCTTTTACAGAACCATCTGCTGAAGTTGATATTGGGTATGAGATGAAGGATGGAAAAATTGTAATAGGAGAAGGCAATCAATGGTTAGAGATTTTAGGATGTGGAATGGTTCATCCGAACGTCTTAAAAAACGTTAAAGTAGACCCAACGAAGTTTCAGGGATACGCATTTGGTATTGGGATTGATAGACTTGCTATGTTGAAATATGGGATAAACGATTTAAGAGCTTTTTTTGATTGTGATTATAGATGGTTAAATCATTTTGGATTTGACCCTTTAGATGTACCTACAAATTACAGAGGTCTTAGTCGATGAAAGTAACATTTGATTGGCTAAAAGATCATTTAAAGACAAATTTGAAAGAAAAAAATCTTTTAGAGCAACTTACCAATATTGGTCTAGAAGTAGAAAGTGTAGAAAATCTCTCTGCTGATAACGAATTATTCAAAGTAGCTGAAATAATAAAAACTGAAAAACACCCAAATGCAGATCGACTAAAAGTGTGTGATGTAAATATTGGAAAAAATGAAATTAAAAAAGTTGTATGTGGTGCTGCAAATGCAAAAGAGGGGTTACTTACTATATATGCTCCTCCAGGTGCAGTAATACCCAAAACAAAGATGAAATTAGTAGTTGCTAAAATTAGGGGTATTACCTCTTACGGAATGCTTTGTTCTGAATCTGAATTAAATTTGTCTGATCAGAGCGATGGAATTACCGAATTACCAATGGGATATAAAAAGAATATTGGTAAAAGTTATTTTTCAAAATCAAAATCAAACCTTATTGATTTATCTATAACACCCAATAGACCAGATTGTCTTGGAATTAGAGGAATTGCAAGAGATCTTGCCGCATCAGGTTTTGGAAAATTAGTAGATTTTAATGAAAAAAAAATTCATTCAAAAAACAAACACACCTTAAATGTAAAAATTAATAAAGAAAAAGGACAAGGATGCACTGCGTTTGGAAGTTGTTTAATAACAAATGTAAAAAATTCAGAAAGCCCTCAATGGCTTAAAGATAAATTAATTTCTATTGGTCAAAAACCTATTTCAGCAATAGTTGACATTACAAACTATGTTATGCTTGATATTAATCGTCCATTGCATGCTTATGATGCTGATAAAATTGAAAAAGGTATAATTGTTCGAAACTCTCAGCCTGGAGAAGAGTTCACAGCACTTGATAATAAAAATTATAAATTGGAGAGTGGCATGTGTGTTATTAGCGATAATAGAGGTGTTTTAGGACTTGGAGGAATTATTGGTGGCACAAGATCTGGTACAGAACTTGATACAAAAAATATATTACTTGAGTCAGCTTATTTTGAACCAGGGTCAATAAGAAAGACAGCAAAAATATTGAATCTCGAAACTGATGCAAAGTTTAGATTTGAAAGAGGTGTAGATCCGTTATCAATCGAAGATGGTTTAAATAAAGCTGCGAAATTAATAAAAGAGATTTGTGGTGGCGAAATTAGCAAAATTGATATTCAAAAATTAGAGACTTACAAAACAAAAAAAATAGTATTTGACCCAAATATTTTTGAAAAAATATCTGGTTTTAAAATCTCTTTTAAAGAAATGATTAAAATTTTGGAGGATCTTGGTTTTGAAGTTAAAAAGGATAAGAAAAGACTCAAATTAGCCGTCCCTTCATGGAGACCAGATATTTCACAGGAAGTAGATATTGTTGAGGAGTTGGTAAGAATAAGTGGTTATGAAAAGATAAAGTATATAGAGCCAATTAAACAAAGAAAAAAACCTACTTTAAATAAATTTCAGAAATTATTTCATTTTTTACAAAGATCAATTGCCTCCAAAGGTTATTTGGAGACAATCACTTGGTCGTTCACAGACCAACGTTATAATGACTATTTTAGAGATACAAAAAAAGAGATTAAAATTATTAATCCTATAAGTTCGGAATTAGGAGTTTTAAGGAATTCGATATTTTCTAATTTAATCATGTACATGAATAAAAATCTCGATAGAGGTTTTAAGGATTTATCAATATTTGAAATAGGCCCTATTTTTAACGGTCTTAATCCTGGTGAACAGAATACAGTAATCTGTGGTTTGTCAGCAGGAAAAAAATCAAGATTATCTTGGATTGAAAAAGATAGAAACATAGATGTATTTGATGCGAAAAGAGACGTAATCCAAACTTTAGTTGAAGCTGGTTATGACTCTCAAAAATTTTTTGTTGATAACAAAACACCTGATTATTATCACCCTGGTAAATCAGGAAGATTATTTTTAGATAATGGAAAAGATCAAATGGCTGCATATTTTGGAGAAATACATCCTAATATTTTAAAGCAGATTGATATGAAAACTGAGGCTTTAGTTGGTTTTGAGATTTTTATGGATAATTTAAAATTACCGGAGAAAACTCTAAATGATCTTAAAGTAAAATTTTCGTTTTCTGACTATCAAAAGTCAGAAAGAGATTTTGCATTTTTAGTAAACAAAGATGTGAATGCCCAAGATTTGATAAATTGTATTTCTAATATTGATAAAAGTTTAGTGAAAGATGTTAAAGTTTTTGACCTTTATCAAGGTGATAATATCCCCGAAAACCAAAAATCAATTGCAATCAGTGTAACAATACAGTCATCTGAAAAAACTTTAAATGAGGCTGATTTAGAACAAATTAATAACTTGATAATAAAGACAGTTGAAAATAAAACTGGCGCTAAAATTCGATCCTAATACTCAAATGAGCACTATTGATAATATTAGAAATTTTGCAATAATTGCGCACATCGATCACGGTAAATCAACGATAGCAGATAGAATTATCCATAAGTGTGGAGGCCTGACAGAGAGGGAAATGAAAGAGCAGGTTCTAGACTCAATGGATATCGAAAGAGAGCGAGGAATTACAATCAAAGCCCAAACTGTTAAATTAAATTATAAATCTAAAAATGGAAAAAATTACATATTAAATATTATTGATACACCAGGTCATGTCGATTTTAGCTATGAAGTGAGTAGATCGTTATATGCATGTGAGGGATCAATATTAATTGTTGATAGCACACAAGGTGTCGAAGCTCAAACATTGGCTAATGTATATCAAGCTTTAGACATTGATCATGAAATTATTCCAGTTCTTAATAAGATTGATTTACCAGCGTCAGACCTAGACAGAACTAAAAAGCAAATTGAAGATGTTATAGGGATTGATACTGATAAAGCAGTCCCTTGTTCTGGCAAAACTGGAGAAGGTATAAGTGAAATCTTAGAACAAATAATTAACCAACTTCCTGGTCCTGAAGGAGAAATTGATAAAGATTTAAAATGTTTACTGGTTGACAGCTGGTATGACACTTATCTTGGTGTTGTAATTTTGGTAAGAGTTATAAATGGTCGACTAAAAAAAAATATGAAAATAAAAATGCTTTCTACAAATCAAGATTATATTGTTGAAAAAGTTGGAGTATTTACTCCAAAAGCAAAAAATATAGATGAACTAAATACTGGTGAAATAGGCTTCATTACAACTGGAATTAAAGTTTTATCAGAAACAAAAGTTGGTGATACTATTTGTGATGCTACCAAAGAATTGGTAGATCCTTTGCCAGGTTTTAAACCCAGCAAACCAGTTGTGTTTTGTGGTTTATTTCCGGTAGATAGTTCTGAATATCAAAAACTAAAAGATGGTCTAGCTAAATTACAACTTAACGATGCAAGTTTTTCTTTTGAACCTGAGTCCTCATCAGCTTTAGGACTTGGTTTTAGATGTGGATTTTTGGGATTGCTTCATTTGGAGATAATATCAGAAAGATTAGAAAGAGAATTTGACGTAAATCTTTTAACAACTACCCCAGGTGTTGTATACAAAGTGAATTTGAATAATGGAAAGAGTATAGATTTACAGAATCCCACTTCACTTCCAGATCCCACATTAATCAAGTCAATCGAGGAGCCTTGGATTAAAGCCACAATTATAACTCCAGACACATATTTAGGTTCACTAATTAAGTTATGTCAGGATAAGAGAGGTATTCAAACAAACCTTTCTTATTCGGGGAATAGAGCTGTAATAAATTATGAATTACCTCTTAATGAAGTTGTCTTTGATTTCAATGATAGAATAAAATCAATGACTAGTGGATATGCAAGTTTTGATTATGAGATTATTAATCATAGAGAAGGTGATCTAGTCAAACTTGGAATTTTAGTAAATGGTGAACCAGTAGATGCCTTAGCCATGATGATACATAAAGATTTCGCACAAAAAACTGGAAGAGAAGTATGTGAGAAACTTAAAGATTTGATACCTAGACATAATTTTATGATACCAGTTCAAGCAGCTATAGGAGGCAAAATTATTGCGCGAGAAACAATCAAGGGATTTAAGAAAGATGTATTAACTAAAATTCATGGGGGAGGCGCAATTGACAGAAAAAGAAAGTTATTGGAGAAACAAAAAAAGGGAAAGGCAAGATCTAAACAGTTTGGTAGAGTAGAGATACCGCAAGAAGCTTTTATAGGAGTTTTAAAAATCAACAAAGATTGAAAATGAATATCATAGATTGTTTTCTTTATAATAATGAGGATCTAATATTAGAATTAAGGTTAAATTTATTAGATAAACATATTGATAAGTTTGTGATCATTGAGGCAAGATATAATCACAGTGGAGTAATAAAAGAAAATTATAATTTCAATATAGAAAACTTTAAAAAGTTTAAAGAAAAAATCATTTATTTAAAATTAGAAGATTTTCCAAATGGTTTTAATAATTGGGAAAGAGAGAATTATCATCGAAATTATATTTTAAAAGCTTTAGAAAATACACATCAAGAAGATTACATAATTATTTCAGACATTGATGAAATACCAAATTTGGAAGAAATTAACCAAGTGCTTATAGATAAAAGAAAATATACTGCTTTCAAACAGAAAATGATTTACTATAAATTTAACTTACTCAACGCCTCTGAGCCAAATTGGTATGGGTCGAAAATGTGTAAATTAAAATATTTGAAAAATCCCCAATGGTTAAGGAATCAAAAAGTAAAAAATTATCCGTTTTATAGATTGGACAAAATCAAATGGAACATTGTAGATAAAGGTGGCTGGCATTTTTCTTTTGTAATGCCTCTCGAGGATGTCAGTAAAAAAATAAAATCATTTGCTCACTCGGAGTTTAATAAAAAGAAATTTACAGATATTAATCAAATTAGTGAAAAAATAAATTCTCATAAAGATTTATTTGATAGAGATTTTAATTTTACAATTATAAAAGATGAGGAATTACCCAGTTATATATTAGAAAATAGAGAAAAATTTTCTGATTTTTTAGCTTAGTTTTTTTTAAGAAAATTATTGAATTTTAAAATTGCGGTGTATCGAGCAAAATAATACACAACTTTTTTGAACCTTACAGTGATTAAAGAAAAAATTATCTTTATTAAATAATTATTTTTTTTATCAATGATATTTTTCATCATATCTTTATGATTATCTGATTTATGAAAATAATGAAATTTATCTAGAAGATAATAATGTTCCCTTAAATAGATTTTTTCAAAAACATTTTTTACTTTACTGATACCATGTGAATGAATACATTTTGAATCAAATACTTGAATTATATGTTTATTTTTTTTTTTAATTTTTCTACATAAATCATCATCAGAAAAAAAAATGAAAAAATTTTCATCAAATAAACCTATATCAATAAAGTCTTTCTTTCTAAAAAACATGCAAGCCCCTAAAGTATTTTCAACACATATATCTCCCTCTAATTTGATTGGAAAATCTTTTTCTCCATTTTCAGGCAATAAACCTCCTGCATATGTTAGTTGGTTATTTTCATTGTAAGATGTAGATGCCGTCAAAAAACAATTTTCATTAAGAGTAAGATTTTCGTATAATTTTATTATGCTTCTGGTTTCAATAATACAATCCGGTCCAAGAATAAAAGAAAAATCTGTTTCACATAGTTTGACACCCTGATTATATCCAGCAGAAAAACCAACATTTTTTTTATTTAATATGTATTTTTCGACTTTAAAGTTTGCCTCTACTTTATTTTTTAAATCTACATTATTAGAATTATCAATTATTATCTTTTTAAATTCTCTTATTTTGTCTAAAGTTTTATAAAGAAGGTTATATTCTTCCCTATATAAAACAATTATTATCGTAATTTTATTTGTTAAGTCATATTGCTTCATAGATCTTTTATATCATTTAATATATGAATTAAAATTATGAAAAAAATTTATTACGGTAAAGCTGTCTATGACCATAATGAAATAAATGCAGTTAATAAAGTTTTAAAAAATAACAGTTTATCTCTTATCGATGGACAAAATGTAAAAAATTTAGAAAAAAAAATATCAAAAATTTTTGGAAAAAAATATGGGCTTATGGTTAACTCTGGATCTTCTGCAAATTTGTTAGCACTGAGCTCAATGAATTTTAAGAAAGGTAGTGAAATAATCACTCCATCTTTGACATTTTCAACAACTATAGCACCAATCTATCAATTAGGTTTAGTACCTTACTTTATTGGGGCTTTAGAGAATAAATTTGTTGCCGATATTTATCAAATTGAAAAGTGTATTAACAAAAAAACAGTTGCGATTATGATACCAAACTTATTGGGAAATATTCCTGACTGGAAAAAAATTTCACAAATAGCAAAAAAATACAATTTGAGAGTCATTGAGGACTCAGCAGACACAATTGGCTATAAAATAAATAATAGCATTAATGGTAAATATTCAGACGTTGCAACAAATAGTTTTTATGCCTCACATATTATAAATGGAGCTGGATTCGGTGGAATTGTGTGTTTTAACGATTATAATTTATATAAAAAAGCTAAGTTATTAAGAGGTTGGGGAAGATCATCAGCTGTTTTTAATGAGTCTGAAGATATTGCCAAAAGATTTAACGTAAAAGTTTCAGGCATTCAGTATGATAAAAAATATATTTTTTCTGAGCTAGGTTATAATTTTCTTCCATCAGAAATTTCAGCAGCATTTGCATTGGAACAATTAAAAAAATTAAATAAAAATATTTTAATCAGAAATAAAAATTTTGAATTTCTAAAAAATTTTTTTAAAAAGTTTTCTGATTATTTCAAGTTACCTGAATTTTATTCAAATGTGAAAACAGCTTGGTTAGCTTTCCCTTTGGTAATTAAGAAAAATAATAAATTTAATAGACGACAACTTCAAATTTTTTTTGAAAAAAATAAAATACAAACAAGAACAATTTTCACTGGCAACATATTAAGACAACCTATTATGAAAAATTTGAAATATAAAAAACATTATAAAAGTCATTTAATCTCAGATGATGTTATGGAAAATGGAATATTAATAGGGTGCCACCAAGGTCTTAAAAATCAAGATTTGGTTAATATGACAAAAATTTTTAAAAAATTTGTCAAATTTAAAAATTTATAAAAATTCCTTAAAGTCCATTGGATTAAAAAAAATATCACCTTTTTTTTCTTTATCTTCAAAATGGTTAGTTTCTATCAAATTAAAATTTAATTCCTTTATTTTTGAAATGTGTTGATCAACATAGTTTGGATGATTTTTTGGTTTTATTTCAATGATTTTAGTATTTTTTTTGCAAAATACTAAATTTGCGAATGCTGCTCCATGAGCACCTATAATTATTTTTGCATTATTAAAAAGATATATTTGCTCCTGAAATGTTAGCTGTCCAACTTTATAACTTGTAAAACCTTCATTTTCTAAGAAGTTTATAATTTCTTTATTATTAATAAATTGACAATGAGAAAAAGTTGACTCACTTCTATCAATAAATATTCTTTCGTTACAATTGAATTGTTTTCCATAATTAATAAATGAGTCATATATCCAATTTACAATCCATTCAGGTAATCTCTTGGCCTCTTCCAATATAAACCCTCTTTTATACCAAGGGTGTTCAGAACAAATGATCTCGTCAGCTTGAATATGTCTATTCTTATTTGCTTCAATTATTTTAAAATTATCATAACCCAAAATTTCCAAGGTTGATTTTTGATATTTTTCAAGCTTTGATAAATACAAATAATCTATTTCTTTTAAATTATAATTTTTAGAGCAAATATTTATTTTGGGTAAAATATCATAAAGCCAATGAAAATAATTTCTGTGACCACTAGCTCCCTGAGTTAATGATAAAACTCTTCCTTTAAATTTTTTCTTTAAATAAGGTGACCCTTTATAAAGAACCGAGTTATGATTTGCATCTTTGAATTCACCTTTAACTTGTTGGTAAGAAACTTTATCAATAATTTTATTACCAGATATAATTGCAACATTCTCTACAAAATCATTAAATATTCTCCCATTTTTAACTTTATAAATTAAATATTTAAGATTATCTGGACCTTTAAGATTTTCATCTTTTACTTCCTCAATTGAAATATCTTTTTCATTTTCAGGATTCTTACAAAAAATTATTTTACCATATATAAATATGAACAATAATCTAATTAAACTTTTGTATAAAAAACTAAGTTTTTTTTTAATCTTATTCATTTATTAGCATTAAAATTATTTAAATAATTACTTTGCTAAACTTTTCGAATATAAGTCAAATAATATGAAAT
The DNA window shown above is from Candidatus Pelagibacter sp. RS39 and carries:
- a CDS encoding DegT/DnrJ/EryC1/StrS family aminotransferase codes for the protein MKKIYYGKAVYDHNEINAVNKVLKNNSLSLIDGQNVKNLEKKISKIFGKKYGLMVNSGSSANLLALSSMNFKKGSEIITPSLTFSTTIAPIYQLGLVPYFIGALENKFVADIYQIEKCINKKTVAIMIPNLLGNIPDWKKISQIAKKYNLRVIEDSADTIGYKINNSINGKYSDVATNSFYASHIINGAGFGGIVCFNDYNLYKKAKLLRGWGRSSAVFNESEDIAKRFNVKVSGIQYDKKYIFSELGYNFLPSEISAAFALEQLKKLNKNILIRNKNFEFLKNFFKKFSDYFKLPEFYSNVKTAWLAFPLVIKKNNKFNRRQLQIFFEKNKIQTRTIFTGNILRQPIMKNLKYKKHYKSHLISDDVMENGILIGCHQGLKNQDLVNMTKIFKKFVKFKNL
- a CDS encoding glycosyltransferase family 61 protein, which produces MNKIKKKLSFLYKSLIRLLFIFIYGKIIFCKNPENEKDISIEEVKDENLKGPDNLKYLIYKVKNGRIFNDFVENVAIISGNKIIDKVSYQQVKGEFKDANHNSVLYKGSPYLKKKFKGRVLSLTQGASGHRNYFHWLYDILPKINICSKNYNLKEIDYLYLSKLEKYQKSTLEILGYDNFKIIEANKNRHIQADEIICSEHPWYKRGFILEEAKRLPEWIVNWIYDSFINYGKQFNCNERIFIDRSESTFSHCQFINNKEIINFLENEGFTSYKVGQLTFQEQIYLFNNAKIIIGAHGAAFANLVFCKKNTKIIEIKPKNHPNYVDQHISKIKELNFNLIETNHFEDKEKKGDIFFNPMDFKEFL